In Betaproteobacteria bacterium, the DNA window CTCATCGCAAATAATGGACTTGCGTTTGATATGTCTTCGCGCATCACGTACAGTGCTTTATTTCCTCATTGCGCTCGGCCTGCTTGATGCTCGCCCGCCCGCAATGCAGCGATGCGATCCGAGCGGAACAAGGAGGAGTATGTGTTAAGGCTCGTATGTGGATTACTTGGGCTTGGTCTGGGTCTATCTGGTTTCGATGCAACTGCACAGACGAATCCGAAGAATAACTATCCTGATCGACCGATTCGTTTGCTTGTCCCGTTCACCGCGGGCGGCACCGCGGACATCGTCGCGCGCAGTCTCGCGCAGAGTGCTAGCGCAAAACTCGGCCAGCAGATCATCGTGGACAATCGCCCCGGAAGCGGGGGAGTGCTGGGCACCGAAATCGGAGCTAACGCGCCGAATGATGGTTACACCCTAAGCCGGCATAGCCGGAA includes these proteins:
- a CDS encoding tripartite tricarboxylate transporter substrate binding protein is translated as MRSERNKEEYVLRLVCGLLGLGLGLSGFDATAQTNPKNNYPDRPIRLLVPFTAGGTADIVARSLAQSASAKLGQQIIVDNRPGSGGVLGTEIGANAPNDGYTLSRHSR